One part of the Marinobacter sp. M3C genome encodes these proteins:
- a CDS encoding IS66 family insertion sequence element accessory protein TnpB, which yields MTPTEKVHFWQQQINDWEVTDLSGNAFCKQQSLIYHQFVYWRQKLTSGKDYPKQAPAATGFTRVISSAPRIGVDAGDADGLTVSLPGGVSITGLHAGNIELLGAVLRQL from the coding sequence ATGACCCCAACCGAAAAAGTGCACTTCTGGCAGCAGCAGATTAACGATTGGGAAGTGACCGACTTGTCTGGCAATGCTTTCTGCAAGCAACAGTCGCTGATTTATCATCAATTCGTCTATTGGCGCCAGAAGCTAACGTCTGGTAAAGATTATCCGAAGCAGGCGCCGGCAGCCACCGGATTCACGCGGGTTATTTCTTCAGCTCCCCGCATCGGTGTTGATGCTGGCGACGCTGATGGCCTGACCGTATCCTTGCCCGGCGGTGTTTCCATCACCGGTTTGCACGCTGGCAATATCGAGTTGCTGGGCGCGGTGCTGAGGCAGCTGTGA
- the tnpB gene encoding IS66 family insertion sequence element accessory protein TnpB (TnpB, as the term is used for proteins encoded by IS66 family insertion elements, is considered an accessory protein, since TnpC, encoded by a neighboring gene, is a DDE family transposase.): MRHRYLRPSLSLPQIYLYRAPVDFRKQANSLAVLVEQELGHNPFTGALYAFTNRQRNKIKCLMWEDNGFVLYYKALAEEKFKWPKASDELLVLTGEQINWLLDGYDIALLKGHKTLHYEAVI; encoded by the coding sequence ATGCGCCACCGATATTTACGCCCATCTTTGTCGTTGCCACAGATTTATCTGTATCGGGCACCGGTGGATTTCCGCAAGCAGGCCAACAGCCTGGCGGTATTGGTTGAACAGGAATTGGGCCACAATCCGTTCACCGGCGCGCTTTACGCCTTTACCAACCGGCAGCGGAATAAGATCAAGTGCCTGATGTGGGAAGACAACGGATTTGTGCTTTATTACAAAGCTCTGGCTGAGGAGAAATTCAAGTGGCCAAAGGCCTCGGATGAGCTGTTGGTACTGACCGGCGAGCAGATTAACTGGCTGCTGGACGGCTACGATATTGCACTGCTGAAAGGCCATAAAACTCTGCATTATGAGGCCGTTATTTAA
- a CDS encoding IS66 family transposase: MFMKLKPETPSKAPDISGLTAAELLSVVEGLQQELSAKKAAVQQRDQYIQILEELLRWKRIQQFGASSEKSTHQIHLFDEAELEAEIDDLRDQLPDDVKEEEAPPASRKRRQRGFSDKLLRERIELTLSDEDKAGAVKTFFTKVKEELQFIPAQFKVLEYWQEKAVFEHNGEERLVAAARPVHPLGKCTATPSLLAYIITSKYADGLPLYRLEHMFKRLGHEISRTNMAHWIIRLDDVFKPLIHLMREVQNSSDYLQADESRIPVLKEDGKTAQSDKWMWVTRGGPPGKPSVLFEYDPSRAGKVPVRLLDDFNGILQADGYSGYGKVCRDNNITRMGCWDHARRKFVEAIKGSKPQGKGKPTKVSKADVALSHINKLYAIERQIKELSDSERYRIRQELSVPRLEALKIWLEANAGKVAKGTMTRKAMDYTLNQWPTLIGYCERGDLQISNVLAENAIRPFALGRKAWLFADTSRGARASATCYSLVETAKANSLEPSAYIQYVLDRIAEADTLEKLEALLPWNVNLERASKKVPQID, translated from the coding sequence TTGTTCATGAAATTAAAGCCTGAAACCCCTTCAAAAGCACCCGATATCAGCGGCCTAACGGCCGCTGAATTGCTGTCGGTGGTCGAAGGCCTTCAGCAAGAATTGTCTGCCAAGAAGGCAGCCGTTCAACAGCGCGATCAGTACATTCAGATACTCGAAGAACTGCTGCGCTGGAAACGGATTCAGCAATTTGGCGCCAGCAGTGAGAAGTCTACACACCAAATCCATTTATTCGACGAAGCGGAGCTGGAAGCCGAGATCGATGACCTGCGCGATCAACTACCAGACGATGTCAAAGAAGAAGAGGCACCACCGGCCTCTCGTAAACGTCGCCAACGTGGCTTCTCGGATAAGTTGCTGCGTGAGCGCATCGAACTGACACTGAGCGACGAAGATAAGGCCGGCGCCGTCAAGACCTTCTTCACCAAGGTGAAAGAAGAACTGCAGTTCATCCCGGCTCAATTCAAAGTTCTCGAATACTGGCAGGAAAAAGCCGTGTTCGAGCACAACGGTGAAGAACGCTTAGTGGCGGCAGCTCGTCCCGTTCATCCCTTGGGCAAGTGCACAGCCACACCCTCCTTACTGGCGTACATCATCACCTCGAAATACGCCGATGGCTTGCCGCTGTATCGTCTGGAGCACATGTTCAAGCGCTTGGGGCATGAGATCAGCCGTACCAATATGGCTCACTGGATCATCCGTCTGGATGATGTGTTCAAACCGCTGATCCACTTGATGCGGGAAGTGCAGAACAGCAGTGACTACCTGCAAGCCGATGAATCCCGAATACCCGTTCTGAAAGAAGACGGTAAAACGGCGCAGTCGGACAAGTGGATGTGGGTCACCCGCGGTGGCCCACCCGGAAAACCGTCGGTGCTGTTTGAATACGATCCGTCACGGGCGGGAAAAGTGCCGGTGCGTCTGCTGGATGATTTTAACGGCATTCTGCAAGCCGATGGTTACTCTGGCTATGGCAAAGTGTGCCGAGACAACAACATCACTCGAATGGGTTGCTGGGACCACGCGAGACGTAAGTTCGTGGAAGCTATCAAAGGGTCCAAACCTCAAGGTAAAGGCAAACCCACAAAGGTCTCCAAGGCCGACGTGGCTCTAAGCCACATCAACAAACTCTACGCCATCGAGCGCCAGATCAAAGAGCTGAGTGACAGTGAGCGTTACCGCATTCGTCAGGAGCTGAGCGTTCCCAGGCTGGAAGCCCTTAAGATCTGGCTGGAGGCCAACGCCGGCAAGGTCGCGAAGGGCACTATGACTCGCAAGGCCATGGATTATACGCTGAACCAATGGCCTACTCTGATCGGTTACTGCGAACGAGGCGACCTACAGATCAGCAACGTGCTGGCCGAAAACGCTATCCGTCCGTTCGCTCTAGGTCGAAAGGCTTGGCTGTTCGCAGATACCTCACGGGGCGCACGTGCCAGTGCAACGTGCTATTCCCTGGTCGAGACCGCTAAGGCAAACAGTCTGGAGCCCTCGGCGTATATCCAATATGTGCTGGACCGCATTGCCGAGGCAGACACGCTGGAAAAGCTGGAAGCACTGCTGCCGTGGAATGTGAATCTGGAGCGGGCTTCAAAAAAAGTGCCGCAGATCGACTGA
- a CDS encoding ABC transporter ATP-binding protein, with protein sequence MTENKNLLDVSGLTAGYGATSVLKDLNFKVAQGEVVAIIGRNGVGKTTLLRTLMGLIRHSQGIVRFDHQDVSNLKTYQRARLGIGYIPQGREVFPRMTVWENLKVGEMLQQPGKGVDYERVYEFFPILRERARQRAGTFSGGQQQQLAIGRAMVGKPKLMLLDEPSEGIQPNIVKEISRNILKLNRELGMTILFVEQNLDMIMKMAQRCYVMDKGQIIDELEVTQLRDRELMRRILAV encoded by the coding sequence ATGACTGAAAACAAAAATTTGTTAGATGTTTCGGGCTTAACTGCGGGGTACGGGGCTACCTCCGTCCTTAAGGACCTTAATTTTAAGGTTGCTCAAGGCGAGGTAGTCGCGATCATCGGTCGGAATGGCGTCGGCAAGACCACGCTGCTGAGAACGCTGATGGGACTTATTAGACATAGTCAAGGCATAGTCCGTTTCGATCATCAGGATGTAAGTAACTTAAAGACATATCAGCGTGCTCGGCTTGGGATTGGCTATATTCCGCAGGGCCGCGAGGTCTTTCCCCGAATGACCGTATGGGAAAACCTTAAGGTTGGCGAAATGTTGCAGCAGCCTGGTAAGGGGGTCGACTACGAGCGTGTCTACGAGTTCTTTCCCATTCTGCGTGAGCGCGCCCGACAGCGGGCAGGAACGTTTAGTGGCGGCCAGCAGCAGCAGCTTGCAATTGGTAGGGCCATGGTCGGGAAGCCGAAACTGATGTTGCTTGATGAACCCTCCGAGGGAATTCAGCCGAACATCGTGAAGGAAATCTCACGCAACATTCTGAAGCTTAACCGCGAACTCGGCATGACTATTCTCTTCGTCGAACAGAATCTAGATATGATCATGAAGATGGCCCAACGCTGTTATGTGATGGATAAGGGCCAAATAATTGATGAGCTCGAAGTGACGCAACTGCGCGATCGGGAATTGATGCGCCGGATACTTGCAGTCTAG
- a CDS encoding ABC transporter ATP-binding protein, protein MTILRTEAMCKHFDGVQVAHNVNFSMEAGEIRCLIGPNGAGKSTFFKLILGEHQPNSGHVFFSGTRITELRSFERINRGIAVKFQVPGIFAELSVWQNMEIAVQHVFHKGLIASEIEEALESVGLADKRHELAGVLSHGEQQWLEIGMAVSSKPRLLLLDEPTAGMTPEETYRTGEMVHRLNRDGMSILAVEHDMEFVRQIAQKVTVLNFGEIFAEGTIAEIESNDDVAHIYLGTVDD, encoded by the coding sequence GTGACTATTCTGCGTACTGAAGCGATGTGTAAGCACTTCGATGGCGTTCAGGTTGCGCACAACGTGAACTTCTCCATGGAGGCAGGGGAAATCCGATGCCTGATAGGACCCAACGGAGCCGGCAAGAGCACATTTTTCAAACTCATTCTCGGAGAGCACCAGCCGAACTCCGGCCATGTTTTTTTCTCTGGAACGCGAATTACCGAACTGCGTTCTTTTGAGCGGATCAATAGAGGTATCGCCGTAAAATTCCAGGTCCCGGGAATCTTTGCGGAGCTATCGGTCTGGCAAAACATGGAAATAGCTGTTCAACACGTTTTCCATAAAGGTTTGATCGCATCCGAAATCGAGGAGGCACTGGAATCCGTTGGGCTCGCTGATAAGCGGCACGAGCTCGCTGGTGTCCTCTCACATGGTGAGCAGCAATGGCTGGAGATCGGGATGGCGGTCAGTAGTAAGCCTCGGCTTCTTTTGCTCGATGAGCCAACTGCCGGGATGACTCCTGAAGAGACTTACAGGACAGGCGAAATGGTTCATCGGCTAAACCGTGATGGAATGTCGATTTTGGCGGTCGAACATGACATGGAATTCGTTCGCCAGATCGCGCAGAAAGTCACGGTTCTGAACTTCGGCGAGATCTTCGCGGAGGGCACGATTGCCGAAATTGAGTCTAATGATGACGTCGCGCATATCTACTTGGGAACTGTCGATGACTGA
- a CDS encoding branched-chain amino acid ABC transporter permease: MEYVFTVFSALYQFGDAFAFLVLSAAGLAVIFGMMGIINLAHGEFIMCGAYVTVSTARMGLPLPIAMLCGSLAAGLLGIVLERTIIHRLYHRPLDSIVATWGISLILVQGTLVVFGSSMPGISTPFSAFAVGDSTYSTYRMVLFGVAILVLAGLYLVFHHTKFGIHSRATIQAPSMAKAIGIDTGRMYTLTFGLGAALAGLAGALYAPTMSIVPTFGASFLVESFVTVVVGGADVFLGTAPAAAILAVIKAALTGWQGQLIGQVGLLITVMVVIRILPQGLSGWLLKGRS, translated from the coding sequence ATGGAGTATGTCTTTACAGTATTCTCGGCCCTTTACCAGTTCGGAGACGCCTTCGCGTTTCTGGTACTCTCAGCGGCGGGCCTTGCAGTCATCTTCGGGATGATGGGCATCATTAACCTCGCTCATGGTGAGTTCATTATGTGCGGCGCCTATGTGACAGTCTCAACTGCACGCATGGGCCTTCCCCTTCCAATTGCCATGCTTTGTGGCAGCCTCGCCGCTGGGCTTTTAGGCATCGTTCTAGAGCGCACTATCATCCATAGACTTTATCATCGGCCGCTGGACTCAATCGTTGCCACGTGGGGCATTAGCCTCATTCTTGTCCAGGGTACGCTCGTTGTTTTTGGTTCCAGCATGCCTGGTATCAGTACTCCCTTTAGTGCTTTCGCGGTAGGCGACAGTACCTATTCGACATACCGGATGGTGCTGTTCGGGGTTGCGATCCTGGTGCTCGCTGGCTTATACCTCGTCTTTCATCATACAAAGTTCGGAATTCATTCCCGAGCTACGATTCAGGCGCCAAGTATGGCAAAGGCGATCGGTATCGATACGGGTCGCATGTATACTTTAACTTTCGGGCTCGGCGCAGCTCTTGCTGGATTAGCTGGCGCGTTGTATGCGCCAACAATGTCTATTGTCCCAACCTTTGGCGCTAGCTTTCTTGTAGAAAGCTTTGTGACCGTCGTAGTAGGCGGAGCGGACGTCTTTCTCGGAACTGCGCCTGCGGCGGCTATTCTGGCGGTTATTAAAGCAGCTCTGACTGGCTGGCAAGGACAACTCATTGGTCAAGTTGGGCTGCTGATAACGGTGATGGTCGTTATCCGCATTCTTCCGCAGGGCCTTTCGGGATGGTTATTGAAGGGGCGTTCCTGA
- a CDS encoding urea ABC transporter substrate-binding protein, protein MSKYNAIKKIVLATTIVGMTTTAWAESPIKMGVLEDQSGNFAAVTQVKVDAIKLATEEINSGGGIDGRQIELVIYDTQSDDRRYQEFMRRIIQKDKVDVVFAGFASSSREAYRPIVNQFDALAFYNNQYEGGVCDSNMIITGAVPEQQFSTLIPWMMEEYGPNVFTIAADYNFGQISAEWVRKIVEENGGKMVGEEFIPLNVSQFSQTIQNIQKADPDFVVTLLVGSDQASYYDQADSSQLGLPMASSVNVGQGYEHKRFAPPSLANMYVTTNFIEEIDTPAANEFVEKFYEKFPDTAYVNQEAANSYIGVYLYKQLVERAGGSTELDDIRKVIAEGDVCFDGPSGEVCLDPKSQHMSHNIYLAKVEEDHSITFPKVWKDIKPYWLGKNGCNLTNNDPSAQYTPSNPPNQ, encoded by the coding sequence GTGTCGAAATATAATGCAATAAAAAAGATAGTCCTAGCTACGACTATAGTCGGAATGACGACGACGGCGTGGGCAGAGAGCCCGATAAAAATGGGCGTGCTCGAAGATCAATCGGGAAATTTCGCGGCGGTTACGCAAGTTAAAGTTGATGCAATCAAGCTTGCGACGGAGGAAATAAACTCCGGCGGAGGGATAGATGGGCGCCAGATAGAGCTCGTAATATACGATACTCAATCGGATGACAGACGCTATCAAGAATTTATGAGGCGCATTATTCAGAAGGATAAAGTTGACGTAGTATTCGCCGGCTTTGCTTCTTCCTCTCGGGAAGCATATCGTCCCATTGTCAATCAGTTCGATGCTCTGGCCTTTTACAATAATCAGTATGAGGGCGGTGTGTGTGACTCCAATATGATTATAACTGGCGCGGTTCCAGAACAACAGTTTTCCACTTTGATTCCATGGATGATGGAGGAATACGGGCCAAATGTATTTACCATCGCAGCGGATTATAACTTTGGGCAGATTTCCGCTGAGTGGGTACGAAAAATTGTCGAAGAAAACGGTGGGAAGATGGTAGGGGAAGAGTTTATCCCGCTCAACGTCTCGCAATTCTCCCAAACCATTCAGAATATACAGAAAGCAGATCCAGATTTTGTCGTGACCTTGCTCGTCGGCTCTGATCAGGCATCATATTACGACCAGGCAGATTCATCTCAGCTTGGGTTGCCGATGGCGTCATCCGTGAACGTTGGTCAAGGCTATGAACACAAGCGGTTCGCGCCGCCAAGTCTGGCTAATATGTATGTGACAACCAATTTCATTGAAGAGATTGACACGCCAGCGGCCAATGAGTTTGTCGAAAAGTTCTACGAGAAGTTTCCAGACACAGCATATGTTAATCAGGAAGCCGCGAATTCTTATATCGGGGTTTACCTCTACAAGCAGCTGGTTGAGAGGGCGGGGGGTTCCACAGAGCTAGATGACATTCGCAAGGTTATTGCCGAAGGAGACGTATGTTTTGATGGCCCGTCCGGAGAAGTTTGCCTTGATCCGAAGAGTCAGCATATGTCCCACAATATATATCTTGCGAAGGTTGAAGAGGACCATTCCATTACATTTCCAAAAGTGTGGAAGGATATCAAGCCCTATTGGCTGGGCAAAAATGGCTGTAATCTGACCAATAATGATCCTAGCGCTCAATACACGCCTTCAAATCCTCCGAATCAATAA